ACCGTCAAGGTCACAAAAAAGAGGCTGTCTCAAAACTAAAACAAGTCTTTGAGAATTGCATATTTGAGACCTGCGCTCCGACAGGAGTCCGAGTAAAAAACAGAAAAAGAGGCTATTTCACGAGTTGTGAGACAGCCTCTTTTTTGTTAGCCTATTTTATCTCCGGTAGATCAAAGGCTTTATTATAAATAATAGCCACTAAAATGGTCATAAAATCATTGGAGGGAATTCGTTCTCCATTGGTAGCATATGAAATGGCTATTTTATCTTTAGGATTATAGATAAGCCTGGCATGGGTACCAATCACATCGCCACTATGCCCGAAAAAAAGGTGGTCATCATAGGCGAATAACGCCAGTCCCCTGCCCCAATCTTCTTTTCCTACAATAGGCATCATCAATTCTAACGTTTCCTTTTTTATAATCTTATATTGGAACAAATCAACAATAAGCGTGTTGAGATCTTTGGTGGTACTTGCGATGTCCCCAACGCCGATGACATTTGTATATTCAATATCTTTGATTTCGCCCCAATCAGCTCCATACGTATAGGACTTAAATGTATTGGTAGGGTTTGATTTCGCTGATACAAAATTCTTTAGATGAAGTGGTTTTGCTATTTCCTGTTCCACTACTTTATTATAGCCTTTTTTGTATGTATTTTCAACAATCATTCGCAATAATATATAGGCAGAATTGGAATAGGCTACCTTTTCATTGGGTTCAAAACTCACGCCTTGTTTTTTTATCTCTTCAAAAATTTCCTGGTCGGTTACTTTATCGAACACCCAAATAGCCCCATCTCTTATCGCGAAATTCCCTAATCCGCTGGTATGTTCCAATAAGTTTTTAACGGTTATCCTATGGGCATTCGGTAGTTCCGGATAAAAATCAGACAATTTAGTGTCTAATTTTAATTTGCCCTGTTCAACTAATTTAAAGATTAAAATCGCTGTAACCATCTTGGTCACGGAAGCAATCTGATATTTGGTTTCCTTAGTATACTTTACAGGTACTAATTTCCCCTGTCCGAAACTCCTATTGTAGACTTCCTGTCCATTCTTATAAATTGACACACTGCCAATTCCTCCATTATTATTTTCTACATAATTGAGGTAATCGTCTATTTTCGCTTTATTGATTTCCTGTGAAAATAAATTACCTGAAACAAGCACTAAGAGCGCTACTATTTTTAATCTCATTTTTTATTTTTATTGAATCCCTTAGCGAATATAGGAAACATCTTAGTACAACTCCTTAAAATTCTATCAACAGGAATAGAAACAGAAGCTATTGTATGGAGCTTTGTAAATCGTGTACAAACATTGTAAGAAGCTTATAGGAGAATTATTTTCGATTTTAAAGTATATTTGAATACAAAATGATTTCTTATGGACCTACCGGAGTTTATAGCCTCTTATACTGTACACGAAGAAACCCATCCTGCAAAAACCATCCTGTTGCACGAAGGGGACAAAGCCCGGTACATCTACTTTATCAAAAAAGGCTGCCTGCGCATGTGGATCAACAGCAATGGTACCGATATTACGACCCAGTTTTTTTTCGAAGGCAGTATGATCGCCAGCCTGGAAAGCCTCCTGAAAGACGAACCCAGCGACTATACACTCGAAACCGTTGAAGCCTGCACTGTAGTTGTGATGACCAAGCAGGATTTTTTATTGCTCAAAGAAACAGATCCCAATTTCAAGACGTGGTTTGACAGCCTCATTTTAGAGCGCTTTTTCTACTATTCAAAACATCTGATCAGCTACCTGCGTACCAAACCGCAGCAACGTTATAATGAGCTACTGGAAAAGCATCCCCAAATCCTGCAGCGTGTCCCACAACTTTATATCGCCTCCTATTTAGGCATCACACCGGTTTCCCTCAGCCGTATCAGGAATCGCAAATAATACGTTCTTAACAATTGTTATTTTCCATCCGTGGAATCGATTTTACCTTTGCTTAAAATCATAACAATATGAAAGCAGCAATTTTATACCAATATGGCGAAAGCCCAAAATATGCAGAAGCGCCGGATCCAATCCCGAACACAGGCGAAGCACTCGTCACTATGGTGGCCACTTCTATAAAACAACTGGACAAGTCAAAAGCAGCCGGAACGCATTACACCAAATACCAGGCACTTCCAGCAATCGTTGGCCTGGATGGTATCGCCCAACTGGCAGATGGTACTCATGCCTATATCACAGGCATTGGTGGTACTATGGCCGAAAAAGCACTGATAGTTCCCAACAGTGGGATCCCGGTCCCGGAAAAGTTATCGATTCCGCTGGCTGCGGCACTACCGAATGCACTCTTAGGTTCGGATGCAGCAATGCTCTACCGTGGTGGCCTTAAAAAAGGAGATACGATACTCATTAATGGCGCTACAGGAGCCACCGGCAGAATCGCAATACAAATGGCCCGGAATCGTGGCGCAAAATGTATAATTGCCGTGGGTAGGCTTTCTTCCGGACTGGATGAGCTTACCGCCCTGGGAGCTGATATCCTGATCAATACACAACAGGATGACAACGCATTTACCGAAGCTCTCATCGAAGTATTCCAACAGCATCAGCCCAATGTAGTAATCGACTATCTGTGGGGGCATCCTGCGGAACTCATCCTAAAAGCACTACATGGCGTGATCACCAACAAAGTCAACTATATTACTGTTGGGGAAATGGCCGGAGCAACCATCCAACTTCCCTCCGCTTTGTTACGCAGCAGAAAGATCGAACTGCTGGGATCTGGTATCGGAAGTATTTCCTATAAGGAGATAAAAGAATACTTCACTACCGAATTGCCCACAGCTTACCAATGGGCAGCCGAAGGGAAAATTATCATGCCGCTGGAAACGGTACCATTGGCCGATATTGAGATAGCCTGGCAAACCCCGGAAAAACAAGGCAAACGTAATGTTGTGATGCTGTAATTCTTTCAACTTATTCCAAACAAAACGGCTGTACCATCTTAAAGAGAGGACACAGCCGTTTTCAGTATACTGGGCAATCGATTATTTCACTACTGTAGCCTCAAGTTCCACCTTTAACGTTTCGAAAAGGCTTTTTACTTCCAATAAGGTGAGCGATTGCTGAATGCCATGTTTCGCTATCCAATCTTGGAAAATAGCAAAGTGGGGCCAAAGTTCTGCCGTTGAAGTCGTATAGATATTCAAACGGACGATATTTTTAGGTTCGTAACCGGCCGTACTAATGACCTCTTCTAAGTTTTTTAAAGCTAAGATCAATTGGGATTCCATATCCGCATTGCTGGAGACCCCTTCGGCACTGATTGCCGTTTGTCCGGAAACATAAAGTGTACCGGTTACATTTTTGACCTCGACAGCCTGCACATAACTGCGTTCGTCCTGCCATTTCCAAGGATTAATGATTCTTTTTTCCATTGTATTAGCGTGTTTTGTTTGTGCCAATACCGGCACAGTGGTTAATAGTACTACTGTTAAAAGTTTTGTTATTTTTTTCACGACTGCAGTTTAAAATTATTACTGCAAAGTTGTGCATAACCACTGGAATTGGATCTTGATGTACCGCACGATTATACTGTGATAAAAGTCACACTATGATGACAAGCGGCTTAAGGTTTCGCGGAAAACACCCAGATAGGAGGCCAGCAGGCTTTTGGGGATGCGCTGGATCAGGGATGGGTATTGTTTGATAAGCTGTTCGTACCGTTCTTGGGCATTGGAGGTGAGCCAGGATATAATACGACGCTGGGCGCCCAGAAAACCAAAATTTGATTTTTCAAGAAAGAAGCGTTCCATCTTTTGGAGTCCATCGCATAACTTTTTGTAATCGTCAAAGGAAAGGCAAAGCACTACCGTATCTTCGACACACTCTAACGACATTGTTGCTTCCGTCTGAGTATAATAGGCATAAAAATCACTTTCCCACCAGTCTTCCATAGCAAACGAAACAATATGCTGTTTTAACGAGGCTTCGGTATAAACCAACTTCAAAAGCCCGGAAACGATAAAATAGGAATACTTCACAGGATCATCTTCCTGAATCAGGAACTGGTGCTTCTTGAATTTTTTAAGGGTAAAATGACCCCGTACAAAGGTAAATTCCGCATCCGTGAGGGGTATTACTTTTTCAATATGTTCCCTTAATTTTTCCTGCATCGTAAAGAAGATTAGTACACCTCCAAAGTTATCAAAATTTAAGAAACGAAGGACCGATTCGCCTAAATCGATTTACCAGACACACCCCAATTATAAAAAAAAAGAATACAAAAAGGCCTCTAAATGATTTAGAGGCCTTCCTTTATTTACACGGAATGCACTATTTACCGTTAAAGAATCCAATTAATCTGTTGGTGAACCACTCCGGATTATCTTCTCCTAAGGCATGCCCGCTATCCGGGACAACAGCAGTAGTTACAGTATAAGCTACCGCTTTGATGCACTCAAAAGTTTGTTTATACGGAATTCCTTTTTCACCGTTAATCGCCAGTACGGGAATCGTTAACTTTCCTTTGAAGTTGGCACGATTAGTCTTTCCGTCCCCAAGGATTGCAGCATACTGCATAAATCCTCCTTTCATCGCTCCCGGCTTACTGTATTGCCGGATGTATTCGGTAATAGTAGCCTGGCTAATGTGTCCCCCTGGTGACATCAGTTTGTACATTGGGTTGAGATAAGCTGCTTCTTTTCCTTCCGTAAGCATGGCTGCTAAACCCGCCTGGGCATGAAAGCCAAAATGCCAATAGCCGCCTGTTGCCGGATTCATCAACTCTTCCAGGCCAAAACCCGGGATTAAAGATTCCCCAAGTACAAGCTGTTCAATTTCATTTTGGTGGGCTACAGCATACGGATAGGCTACCATCATACCAATATCAGTGCCGACCAACCGGATAGTTTTGAATCCCAGTTGCTGTACCAGCTGGTGTATGTCTTCGGCAACATTTACCTTATCATACCCTCCCTCAGTAATCTCAGAATCTCCCATTCCCCTCAAATCCGGAGCGATAGCCGTATAGCCCGATTTAGCAAGTAATACCATTACTTGCTGCCATTCTATCCAGGTGAATGGCCATCCGTGTAGCAACACCACAGCAGGACCTGAACCGCAGGTAACATAATGCAGTTTTATGTTATTCACATTTGCAAAATGATGAACCATCAATGTATCCGGGGCACTTTTGGAAGCCGTAAGCGCTACTCCTTTATCCTGCTCTTTGGAACGTGTACTTGTTTTTAGTGCCTGGGCAGTTGTAGTTGTGATGGACAGTACCATCCCCAACAGCAGTATTATATATTTCATTGTTTTTTAATTTATTGTTTTAATTCGTCATCGGCTGCGAAGCCTGTTTTACTGTTGTTCCAAAAAGGGATAATCGGTATACCCTTTGGCATCGCCACCGCCATACATCGTATCCCTATCAAGTACATTTAAAGCAGCGTTTAAGCGAAAGCGTTCCGGCAAATCCGGATTGGATAAAAACAACGCCCCGAAAGAGACCAGCTGGGCTTTGTCTTCCTGTAGCATTTCTTCTGCAGTAGCACGCGTATAACCCGCATTGATAATGAGCGGCTTACGGATCAGATGCCCAAAGGCCGGAATGACATCTTTGGGATATTGCGGAAATTCATCAACAGGAAACATCGGCTGCATGATATGGATATAGGCCAATGGCAATTTATCCAGCTCCTCTAGCAAATAGGTGTATACAGCCACCGGATCCTGATCCATTATACCATGATAGATACTGCTGGGCGACAATTTAATCCCTACTTTATCCGCTCCTGCCACAGTAATCAGCTGCTTGAGCACTTCCAGTATAAAACGGCTACGATTTTCGATACTGCCCCCATATTCATCCGTTCTGGTATTGGAGGATTCCGATAAAAACTGATTGGGTAGGTACCCAAAAGCTGCATGCAGTTCCACGCCATCAAAACCAGCTTCTAACGCATTAATTGCCGCTTGCCGGTAGTCCTGTAGTACCGCTTTTATTCCGGCATGGGTCAATTCACGCGGTGTTTCAAATCCGGATCTGCCAAATCCCGTATACACTTCCTGGTTTTCTATTGCAACAGCAGAAGGCGCAACTGGCATTTCACCGTCCTTATTTGCCGAATGGGCAGCACGGCCGGTATGCCATAGCTGGGCTATTATTTTTCCTCCGGACTGGTGTACCGCGTCAGTTACTTTTTTCCAGCCGGCAATTTGTTCCTGGGTGTATAAGCCCGATATAAAGGGCATCCCGATGGCTTCTTTGGAAATAGCAATCCCTTCGGATATAATCAATCCTGCTGTGGCTCTTTGCTGATAATATAAAGTAGTTAAGGGAATCAGATTGCCTGTGGCATCTGCCCTGCTCCGGGTCATAGGTGCCATCACCATGCGGTTTTTTAGTGACAGTCCTCCTATTGTAATGGGTTCTAAAAGTTTCATTTTTTCTCTCTCTTAAATTGTTTTGTACACATTAAAAAAAATACAATAGCATCCGTGATGCTGATCTTTTTACGAAAAGATAGTACAAAACTATCTCCATTA
The Flavobacterium kingsejongi genome window above contains:
- a CDS encoding quinone oxidoreductase family protein, translated to MKAAILYQYGESPKYAEAPDPIPNTGEALVTMVATSIKQLDKSKAAGTHYTKYQALPAIVGLDGIAQLADGTHAYITGIGGTMAEKALIVPNSGIPVPEKLSIPLAAALPNALLGSDAAMLYRGGLKKGDTILINGATGATGRIAIQMARNRGAKCIIAVGRLSSGLDELTALGADILINTQQDDNAFTEALIEVFQQHQPNVVIDYLWGHPAELILKALHGVITNKVNYITVGEMAGATIQLPSALLRSRKIELLGSGIGSISYKEIKEYFTTELPTAYQWAAEGKIIMPLETVPLADIEIAWQTPEKQGKRNVVML
- a CDS encoding alkene reductase, giving the protein MKLLEPITIGGLSLKNRMVMAPMTRSRADATGNLIPLTTLYYQQRATAGLIISEGIAISKEAIGMPFISGLYTQEQIAGWKKVTDAVHQSGGKIIAQLWHTGRAAHSANKDGEMPVAPSAVAIENQEVYTGFGRSGFETPRELTHAGIKAVLQDYRQAAINALEAGFDGVELHAAFGYLPNQFLSESSNTRTDEYGGSIENRSRFILEVLKQLITVAGADKVGIKLSPSSIYHGIMDQDPVAVYTYLLEELDKLPLAYIHIMQPMFPVDEFPQYPKDVIPAFGHLIRKPLIINAGYTRATAEEMLQEDKAQLVSFGALFLSNPDLPERFRLNAALNVLDRDTMYGGGDAKGYTDYPFLEQQ
- a CDS encoding Crp/Fnr family transcriptional regulator encodes the protein MQEKLREHIEKVIPLTDAEFTFVRGHFTLKKFKKHQFLIQEDDPVKYSYFIVSGLLKLVYTEASLKQHIVSFAMEDWWESDFYAYYTQTEATMSLECVEDTVVLCLSFDDYKKLCDGLQKMERFFLEKSNFGFLGAQRRIISWLTSNAQERYEQLIKQYPSLIQRIPKSLLASYLGVFRETLSRLSS
- a CDS encoding Crp/Fnr family transcriptional regulator; this encodes MDLPEFIASYTVHEETHPAKTILLHEGDKARYIYFIKKGCLRMWINSNGTDITTQFFFEGSMIASLESLLKDEPSDYTLETVEACTVVVMTKQDFLLLKETDPNFKTWFDSLILERFFYYSKHLISYLRTKPQQRYNELLEKHPQILQRVPQLYIASYLGITPVSLSRIRNRK
- a CDS encoding RidA family protein; this encodes MEKRIINPWKWQDERSYVQAVEVKNVTGTLYVSGQTAISAEGVSSNADMESQLILALKNLEEVISTAGYEPKNIVRLNIYTTSTAELWPHFAIFQDWIAKHGIQQSLTLLEVKSLFETLKVELEATVVK
- a CDS encoding serine hydrolase domain-containing protein — encoded protein: MRLKIVALLVLVSGNLFSQEINKAKIDDYLNYVENNNGGIGSVSIYKNGQEVYNRSFGQGKLVPVKYTKETKYQIASVTKMVTAILIFKLVEQGKLKLDTKLSDFYPELPNAHRITVKNLLEHTSGLGNFAIRDGAIWVFDKVTDQEIFEEIKKQGVSFEPNEKVAYSNSAYILLRMIVENTYKKGYNKVVEQEIAKPLHLKNFVSAKSNPTNTFKSYTYGADWGEIKDIEYTNVIGVGDIASTTKDLNTLIVDLFQYKIIKKETLELMMPIVGKEDWGRGLALFAYDDHLFFGHSGDVIGTHARLIYNPKDKIAISYATNGERIPSNDFMTILVAIIYNKAFDLPEIK
- a CDS encoding alpha/beta fold hydrolase; the protein is MKYIILLLGMVLSITTTTAQALKTSTRSKEQDKGVALTASKSAPDTLMVHHFANVNNIKLHYVTCGSGPAVVLLHGWPFTWIEWQQVMVLLAKSGYTAIAPDLRGMGDSEITEGGYDKVNVAEDIHQLVQQLGFKTIRLVGTDIGMMVAYPYAVAHQNEIEQLVLGESLIPGFGLEELMNPATGGYWHFGFHAQAGLAAMLTEGKEAAYLNPMYKLMSPGGHISQATITEYIRQYSKPGAMKGGFMQYAAILGDGKTNRANFKGKLTIPVLAINGEKGIPYKQTFECIKAVAYTVTTAVVPDSGHALGEDNPEWFTNRLIGFFNGK